GGTATGGGTCGTCAACGAGCGGGTCGCTTTCGCGGTGGGCAACGAGGGCACGGTGCTGAGGAAGGTCGATGGCTCGACGTGGGCCAAACAGAGCTTCCCCAACAACGACAACCTCACGTCCGTCATCGCCTTCGGTGCCGCGTCCGCTTATGCCACCTGCGCGTCCGGCCACATCTACCGATACACCGGGGCAGACTGGTCACGCGTCCACGAGGGCTCTGGGAGTTACAACGACATCACCGGCACGGCCCCCGATGACCTGTGGGTGGTGGGCACCGGTGGACGCATCGTCCGCTGGCCGGCGTGGCCGCAATAGCCACGCGCCTCACCCACCCCGCCGCGCCACCACGAAGCGGCGGGTGAACAGGAACGCAGTGCCCCGCGCCTGCGCGGGGTACGCCTGACGCAGCCGGGGCCGCAGCTCCTCCACGAAGGCGCGGCCCTCCTCGTCGCCCAGCGCCGCCAGCACGGGCCGCAGCGTCGTCCCCAGGAGCCACTGGAGCACCGCGTCCTCGCCCGGCAGCAGGTGCAGGTACGTGGTCTCCCACGCGTCCACGGACAGGCCCGCGTCGGAGAGCAGGGCCTCATAGCGCTCCAGCGTCTCCACGGGCCTGCGCCGCACGGGCGCGAGCTTCGAGGCGAAGCGCGGCAGGGCGCGCGCCTCGTCGACGAGCCGATGCGACGGCGCCTCGAAGTTGGCGGGGACCTGGAAGGCCAGCACGGCGCTCGGGGCCAGCTTCGCCACCAGGCGCCCCATCAACGTCGCGTGGTCCGGCAGCCAGTGCAGCGCCGC
The Myxococcus fulvus DNA segment above includes these coding regions:
- a CDS encoding methyltransferase domain-containing protein; amino-acid sequence: MWDPTQYTRFRDERKRPFFELLSRVDAESPSHVADLGCGTGDLTRVLSERWPQAQVVGVDSSVEMVEEARRRPASATVRFEVGDLADWRPERPLDVLVSNAALHWLPDHATLMGRLVAKLAPSAVLAFQVPANFEAPSHRLVDEARALPRFASKLAPVRRRPVETLERYEALLSDAGLSVDAWETTYLHLLPGEDAVLQWLLGTTLRPVLAALGDEEGRAFVEELRPRLRQAYPAQARGTAFLFTRRFVVARRGG